Part of the Hevea brasiliensis isolate MT/VB/25A 57/8 chromosome 16, ASM3005281v1, whole genome shotgun sequence genome is shown below.
ttaaacaatataatattatctaaataaaaaataaaaatattagctAATGAGAAACGATTGTAAAAATAAAGTGGATACAAATTACACCTAAATGGTATCCTATTAGTTGCCTAATTAGCTAGTAACTCTACTTTTAAAAGTTTATCAAAGTTTACACAACACACATTGATGTTTGATTCACCTGTTTAAATAGCTATTTGCTGCACCCAAAAAGATACCCACTAAGCTAAGTCCTGGGTTTCAAAAGTGACTCACGAAAAATCACTTGAATACGCAATACATGTGCATTACATGTTAAATTAAGATTGAATCAAATGTCTCAGAACAAATACTCGTTAATTTCAGATTGCATGTCATTGTTCTTCCATGactctaataaaaataaaaaaaataaataaatagtccCCAGGATCAGCAGTTAGCATCCAACAATAATTTCAGCACAAAGTTTATTTTGAGATGTACAAAATTATCTTCAAAGATCATTTGAACAAACAATAATTTTTGTATGAGCCCCAAGAACATAGACAACTCTCCCCCTCAAAATATAATGAGAAAAGTAGTGGAAATAAGCGACAATTTTCCGAATGAGTACTAGACTACTAGGGAAAGACAAGGCTTGCCAAAAGGTTAAGAAAAATTCTTAGTTTTGTTCCATTTGCCTTAATGATATTGACCCATGATATTGACCAATATTCAGTTTCCGATTTGTTTAGACTAAGGCGGAGGAAACAAAGAGAAAGAGGGGGAGAGGAAACCAGGCGCTGCAGACTGCAGGTAGGGCTGTCCATAGGAGATGGAGATAGGGTTAATATATGGAGACAAAATGACATCAATTGTCATTTATATAGGTTAGCTCGGTTTAACTAGTTCTATTTCACTATTGAACTAACAAAACAGAATCGAAAaaccaaaatattttaaaaatgataaCCAAAACTGAAAAACCAAATTACATAGGTTCAATTTGATTTTTCGATTAAAATCAAAATAAGGTCAGCCCTACTATTGTGTATCTAAGCTATTCATCGCAAAATATATGAGAAGCATGCAGAAAAATAATTTTCCAACAGCACAGTCACCATTGAAGTTACTGCTTACACCTTTTGCCCTCTTAATGTTCCCAAAGTATGCTGCCAATAATGAGCCTTTTGAGTCTCCACCAGAAAAGCAAAGGCTGTGAGTTAACTTTTGCATGACAGCGTTTTGTTAGTCTCAACTCTAGTATACAAGTTTAGAATAGATTTTAACATGTCAGTGATTGACCTAGATGTGAATAAATCAAAAAGAAGATGAGAGAAAGAGCTCTAAAAGACCACAGCTACATAAAGAGAGGAAATAAAATTGCAGAAGAGGAAGGCACAAAACAATTTCAGGTCAAGAAGCAAGAAAGAACAAGATGATCCATAAAACAGGGTATAAAAAGAGCTGGTTGCAGGAGTTAGAGCCAACTATAGCAATATACAACAATATGGAGCTTAGATTACAGCTTCAAGCCATGTACATACATCAACAAAATAGCACAATAGACATGGTTGAATGCAAACCATCGATCCCAACATAAATTCAAACCCCCCTCTTCTCTCTCCTTCTTTCTAAGAGTTACCaagtataattaaaattaaatggatATAAATGGGAATGAAGCTTGTAGCTAAATCTGATGAATTCCATTGCAGAAAGCAAGATGCATATTACCAATACTTTCTTTCAAAAATCTACTAGGTAGAGAATTTGGTCAGACCTGTATCACAAGAATGTATGCATGAACAgtattactaaaaaaaataataagaagatACAAAGCATTAATCTCATAGTAGAAAAAGGTGTGCCAAAAGAGCAATGATATTACTCAATAATCTGCAGAAGTCAaggattaaatttaataaattttacctaTAAAACAGCAAggtgaagtgaattgagaaatttcaGTGCCCACaaaatttccatttcaattttcATGAGTTGGGTCTACTTGCTCGACTCCAGAGTTCAACTCAGTTGAAGTATCATCAGATTGCAGACCTTCATTTCTTTGTTGTCTCACGAATTGTCTGCTACGACTAACTCTCATTGACCTTCCCATAAACATCTATAGGTTACAAAAAATTCTCAGAGTTAGTTCTTCACTTCAAGCAGTCTTTAATGACCAAGAAAGAAGCTAATGAACTCACATTCTTTAGCAATCAAAATAGTTTATCATAATTGCAACCTAATATTACCTTCCCTGGAAATGCAGAAAGGGCAGCATCGGCTTCTTTTTTAGTTTTGAAGGCGACAAATCCATAGCCAGAAGGCCTTCTTGGATTATCATGGTATACAATTTCAGCAGAAACAACATCAGTGCCTTCAGCATTAAAGAACTCCTTAAGATCTTTTGCCTTAGCTTCGAATGGCAAATTTGCTACAAACAAGTTGAATGTTGCTGCTGGctttggaggtggtggtggtgaagGTTTTTTCTTTTTTAGCTTGGCGTAATTCATCTTCAAAGTCCGACCCTCAAATTCCTAAAGAGTAATTAGAAGAAGATTAAAATGCTGAAATTCAAAAGATGGGAAAACTAGTTAAACTTGTAAATGCCCATTAAACAACAAAATCTTAAGTTCTCAATCTTATATTATTCATGTTCATTAGCTTTCGATGAGAAAAAAAACTGACATAACTCGACTCAAGTTAAACAGATAAACAAATGAAGCCAAATGTTTAAGTAAACCATGAAAGAATTGAAGACAACGAGCTTACATAAGATTCGAGATTTTTAATAGCTGCAAGTGCCTCATCAGGGGAGCCCATAGTGACAAATGCCAAACCCCTGTTTCTGGTCTTGTTATGCATGGAAAGCTAGACCACAGCAACCAAATCAGCACATACCCATATCAACAGAATACACGAAAACCATAACCCATATAACAGATATGGAAATCAAAATAAAGATAAAggcaaataaataaagaaaagaacctCAACGTCTAAAACAGTCCCAAATTTCTCAAACAAAGTACGGATGTCTTCGGTGGTAGAAGTCCAAGGAACATTCTGAGCGAGCACTCTGGTTCGAGAATATTCCTCTtgttctccttcttcttcttcagtctTTGCTTCGACTTCTGATTGGGACAACGAGGAATCAACAACTGAGTCTTGAGTTGTAGAAGAGAAATGTAAAACGAAGCAGCTTAGTTTGGAGTTTCTAATTGGAAGTATAGGAGTACAAGAAAGAGAAAGGGTACATGAAAGAGAGAGAATGTTTTTAGTATTGATAGTATGGTTAGCATGATTAAAGGGTTTACAGAGAGGAGGTGATGGAAGAGGCTTATGGAATATTTGATAATGTTCACTGGAAAAGGACGGGGTTGACGAAGGACAGGGAAGACGAATTGAAGCCATGGAGTGAGTTGGGACTCCTCTCACCTCTCAGAGAGGATCGATGGGTCAGGACTGGGGATAAGGAAGAGGCAGATTTTTGTGTACTTAAGAATGACGTCGTTTATCGTCTCCCAAAATAAAAGGGAAGGAAAAGAATGACGTCGTTTTAACTTCTAAACAAGTCGCACTCATACATGCCTAGTTTTTCACTAATGTTTCtatcattttcctttcttttattttatttttcaattttttacttTCTTTTTGAGATTTCCAATTTGATGAAAAGAATTATTTTACAAAACATTTTAAATTTCTGAGCTATAAGAGCGAAGCTGCAATTAGAAGGCAGGATCCATCAAATTTCATAGTTTTAGTTGATGATATCCATTAATAAAtggaatatataaaatttaaatcaccATATTATGAAGCCTAACCAATTCTTTTAATATCAAATTCGTACAATAATGAAAAGAATCCATGAAATCACAGTTTGAGGATAACCTGCAACACTGGACATGAACAGATCCAAAGAAACATGCCCTCTTAATTTTATAACTCAATTTGTCGTCAGTCATTATCAAGCTTAAAATCTATTCTGTGTATAATTAAATTGGTACTCGCACTAGCTCCCATGAGCTTGTCTCTTCCTCTCTAGTTCCCATCCCTTGGGATTTAGAGGCTATTATTCATGATTTTAGAAGTTCTCTTACAGCTTAACCATCTATTGGTTTTGGCCATGTAAGCAGCAAATAGTTGTGCTGATTGGATTGCAAAAAGTGTTAGATTGGATTTCTAATCCCCCATCCCGTTTAGCTGCTCTCCTTGAGAAGGATAGGTTGTGTTCTGCTGAGTTCCATGAATAATAGTGTACTCTTCACTTGAAAAAAAATGGTATTCGCACTAGATCAAGAAAACAGGGAATAAAGCCCCAGTCCACTATGAATTGATTAGTTAAAGAGTTCTGACATATTGACATGTACATAGCTGAAGGGTTAAAGCTAACCATCAGTAATAATACTATCCAACATACAAAGAATTACCCAGAGGTAATAATAAGAAACTACACAAATACAAAAGAACCCGTTACAACTTCTTAGGCATCCTACATTCAGGGGAGTTGTGTCGCAAAGGTGATAGTGGTCGTCTCACTATATCTTTTAAGTCAATCTTCATCTTGACTGGGCTACTCATCTTTGGACTTGATTTTCGCTTGTTCCTCTACAACAGATTCAGGCAAATTACACGACAGAGTTAAATGAAACCAAATGGCCAGAAGCCATTTGTGTATATACACTTACACAGAGAAGTCTTATCGGCATGCAATACAATGCAAGCACACATTGACACAGGCAAGGAAACGAAAAACACACACTCACAAAGCATAATAAATTATTCTTCATTATTTATTATTTGATTCATTTTAATCTTACCTTGGCAGATGCGCTGCTGGTATGTTTTCCACCAGAACCATCAAGGTTATGTTCTTGGTGATGCTTCAATAATTTTTTGTTCTCCTCATCCAATATGTTGTTTTCTTCAGACAGTAAGTGGACCTGCAAATATCAGTATTTTGTTTTAAGTTATGACCAGGTAAACCTGAAGACCAACAAGAAAGTAGTTTTCTGATTATCTCTTCACCTCCTCTTCAGCTCTAGTAAGATTGATCCTGAGATGCTCCTTATCtttttgaagattcttcactttAGCAGCCAGAGATAAAACTTTCTGAGTTGATGGTCTCAAGCTGCAAAATGAAAGAGAAAGAAGTCCAATAAAAAATCCAAAGAGATTGCAATAAATATAAAGGCAATACTCCATAATTCTATGGCCCAAATTGTCACATTCCTTGCCACAATTACTGGCAAGCCATAAGGCAGTTTTGACAAATTCCCTTACCTGTTCCACATTTTCAGCAACTTTTGACATGACTCATACCCACTGTTGGCCTCCAAAAAAGCATGACCAAATTCAACTTCATCTTTACTGACCAATGTAGCTAAAATGGACTCAAGTAAATGCTGTTCTGTATCAGTACTCTTAGCCGGTGAAGCAACCTATAAGGTAACAGAAAGTTATGCATTAgttaccaaaataatttacaagggCTTGCAAACTCAATatatgaaaggaaaaaaaaaaggggtgaaAGAGGGGAAAAAGGAAAGCAAAAGGATGGAAAGTGAATGATGCGAATAGTAATTAAATAAAAGCATATTCACTTGCAAGTTGTAACAAATAATCATTCCTGGATCATAAACACTCAAACACTACTCTCAGAAGGTGCAAGTGGAAATAATTAACTCAAACTTCAACAAAGTGCAGCAAtgcttcaagccatgatcctacAAGTACAACTATGTCAACTAAGAAGTTACCACGAAGCATCAAACACTAATTTAATAAGcactatgaatttaattaaagcatgtttgaCTGCTGTTGCTACTAGCAACTTTTAGACAAAGTGTTAGAAGTAATTCTCTTTAGTAATAGACAATAGATTTCTACAATTTACTTTTTACATGTCAAAAGCCAATTTTGAAAAGAGTTCATATTTCAAGCTTTGCAAATAGCTATTGAATTGCATTGATAAACTTTTGCAAATAGCTATTCATTCTCTAACTCAAATTCTTGTCATGCACATTTGGTAGCTATATGCAATAGTAATTCTTTGTATGCCTGTGTCTCTACACATACACACATATATCCTTTCAAATGAATGTAATTAACTTTATTTCTCATTCAAGTAACTAATAGAAAAGCTTTAAAAAAAATGCATACCATGAAGTGACAAAGCATGGTTTAATAGAATTTCATAGAATCATATCTAGCATCAAAACTCAATCTCAGAAAGAAAGAAACAGATGAAGTTATTCTAAACAACTAAACCTACAGACACCATTTTATTCTCATATAAGCAAATATACTAAAAGCCAACAGATTATGCTTCGCTTATGAACTCACTTCAAGTATCTACTTTTATATGATAAAACCTTTAATGCAAAGAACTtcgattttttaaatatttagtgGCAGAATAGAGTCGGTATTTATTCTACTTCAATGATAACTATATGTTAAGTTCCTACAAGGCAGACGAATAACGATAACTATATTGTTTACTTAGCTAACTTagttatttgagttattttttcAAGTGCGTCACATCTCCCAAAATTCACAAAATACAATGGCCATCTCCCAACGAAATATCATATAATTTTCACAAACACCCAATCAATGTAAACGAAAGGAAACCAGGAAAATGAAAGGACAATTACCCCATGATTCGCATACTCATGCTTGTAGAACTGCAATTCCTCGGATAACTTCCCTAAGACCTCTTCCAACTCACGAACCCTAAATTCGGCCTCTCTTGCCCTCTCATCAGCCTCGTTTCCAAAATCCATTAAAGCCTCTCTATCGTTGTCATAAAGTGAACACTCCCTCTCCCATTTGTTACACTGAATCACCAAACTGGCACACTCCGCCGCCAATCTCTGATTTTCCTCCACAAACTTCTTCAAAGCCACCGCATTCATATTCGCCTCCGCCTAAAACCCACAAACAAAAGATACCATCAGGCAATTTATAAACCCACGAACATTGATACGAGCGAAATATTCTGCATATACGGACCTTGGTTCGGTCAATGAGCTGGTCCTTTTGACGCAATTTCCCGAGGAGAAGAAGGTACTGGTCGCGGAGGCGGCAATGGGCATCCTCGGAGGCGCGAAGCTTCAACTGGAGAGTGTGTGTAGAGATTGGGAGGCCTAATGAATCGTCAATTGTTTCTTTTATGTAATCGTCCATTTGTACAGGGAGATCCATTCTGTGATCTTAACTAAGAAACCCTAGAATTTGAAAATTCTTTTATAGCAAAAGCGTGATCTTTGGAAGCGAAAACCCTAACTGCACTCCACTGTCGCTTTTATAAATCAAtattttttccaaaaaaaaaaaaagtagagatAAAGATGATATGGGAGTAGTTGATTATGTTTCTTAAGTGGATTTGAGCGAGGGAATTTCCGGTTAGTATTTTGGCCGCTTTTTTGTGTTATTTGTTATGATTTTGGTGTTTGGGTATTCAAATTGAAGGAAGAGGGCTAGCCGTTGGAGCcggttttttttattattattattatcatgggATACTAAGGAcctgtttggtttaactgttgaatagctgttagctgatagttgttactgttagctgataactgataactgatagctgatgataactgttttatgttaagtgtttggtaaaattatatttagctgttgctgttgatatgtgaaatgactaataagggtatttatcatataatttatttaatttttaaataaataaaaattataaatttattacattatattatttattttattattaaattaaatatataattattaaattaatatattatattatttaaataaatatataattattaatctattatattatatcatttattttattattaaaataagaaaataattattttttaagataattaaataattttaaaaatataaataaaataataaaataattattattgttaatagaaaaatttataattaattttaagtttttagatataaataaatattttatattttatgttattaataaaaaatattttaacaaagttaaaatacgttaattaaaatattaaaattataaataaaaaataaaaatattaataatattaattttcaagttaaataaaaaaggataatatggtcaaaataaaaaataaaatcaaatcagctatcaCCGATgagaaaaaaatttctaaaaatagaGTCGATAGAACCGCAattgatgggtatcatatcagttgcccatcagctatcagctttatttttttaagcttaccaaacactataatttatcaaacaggtaaaccaaacacccctaACACAGCAAAATCCTGCGTCGATGGAGAGGAAACCGGTTCTTGCTTAGAGTTGGACGAAATGCTCGCCATTCCGGGCCGGCTCAGTAAATCCAGATTGCAAAGGTTGATTTGTAGCATATAACTTGAAAGTTTAGATCCAAACTAGCTTTGTTCAGTTTGGAATTAGTGGCCAATTTTACGAattcacaattaaattttaaagtatataaaataattagatcaaattattatattttttttataaatttcatcAGAATAATTAATGgatgatataaaaataataataaaatattaaatggctAGGTCTACCAATATTTATTAAGACATTAAAATATTTGATTCTTTACTAATGATAGCACACATTAAATTTTTCATATTCTAGTAATCGACATTCAAAGGGccgctaaaaaattaaattttaaattattagaatattaattcaattaaggTATATgggttcaatatattttcaatttttttattagttaacaATTAATATTGGTCTAATTCTACATAAATTGAGCCATTAGCAAATTAGTCAATCCATAAGTTGGaccaatttttaaattaatattaaagatTAGTTCTTATTTTAACATATTATGTAAAGTCCAATTGAAAACGTATGGGTCAagctaataaaataattaatattttgttaaaattatttCTAGGATATTAAAATATTACCATATGATCCAATAAAGCTTTATTGGcccattttaataattaaattaaagagtttGTTAATGTTTTCAAAAAATTGACCAATGTATTaactaatttaaattataaattgccaataaaaatacttataaaattttcaaaactcaAAAGGAATTTAAAAGATTTAAATTGGCCATCATTAGTTGACTCACGTTGCTCTTAACTTAgtatatttaaatttaacaattaaccttgaccaattaaaattaatggaccaaaatGAACGtaagaaaaaaatcaattaatgacaaatttagtttttaaatattaagaataatttaattaatatggtCTAGATATGATTAATGTAACGCCCTCAAAGTATGCAGTTTCATAcagtctactgctccggtgattggtgtcggtccagatatTCAGGATGTTCAGAACCATATTTAAGTTATCTAGAAAAAccatgaacaaaaattaatagcaattataTGAAGATGAAATGGAAATTAGGAAAATAAAGCATGATGTGTTAAATGAGCTGAGGctatagcgatgagtgaccgaaCCGAGAAATAACTGCGAGCTCAGTCGTTATCCTGATTTCGTGTGGGACGCTATAGCACGTCgggcctagggataattgcgaaactagtggtaatgtgaaaaccacagaaaagaattgagaataggctcaaataattgaatcagagttcaggaagCAACCTAGTCCTGTTGGAAAAACGGAACAAACCGGTAAGGggtaaattggtcaattcacctttaaaggtgactcttggcctaaatgtctattaaaatgtagaaaattaaaattatgaaaaataaattaaaagtgaagaggtgtatggaaggaaatgaaaaaaaaaaagaaaagaaatttaaaataaaagaattatgacatcatgcatatgtaAGCATTTCAcaataaaacttataatttaaattttttaaaagtgAGGATAATTGCTTACAAAAGtgacaaattaaaagaaaaaaaaaaattaaattcacttCTTCTTTCTAGAGTTGTCGTTCacctctctctcctccctctctctcctctctctctcttctttctttcACTATTGTTAATATTGAAAAGCTTGAAGTTTTTGAGTTTCTCTCCATAAATCACCTAGATACCAAAGTAAAACCTTATTATTTAGCTTTGATAAAAAGATTGAGAAGAAGAATTTCAAGGTAGAGTGAAAGATTTGAATATTGGAAGGGAACTTGAAAGAGGTAAGTGCATTTCAAGCCATTCTACATATTTAATCCTTGAATTTAAGTTCAATTAGGGGAAATTGATATGGGAAATCATGAAAACATGCATGAATCTTGAAGAGGGAGATTCGGCCAGCCAAAGtggattagggttttgatgtgttttaaATGAATTGGACATAAATTCTTAGTTAAATGATGTTATATATATATGGGGTAGTAAGTTTGCATGGAATtgttgtgataccccttacccgactacagtgtagccgagcaagttatgccactcagtgtgccggagcactctattttatctgatttcattacagtccttgatttatttattcaaaaactttattgaagatttaggctatttttacttttatcaaaatctaactaagttgaaaatttcaaaaattttaacgataatccgacaaagtgtcagctgtaatttggactaacagttcttctgaacctgtcaaagacaatttcaatatatactcaatttctcaaacttaatagtctcaaaaattttcaaacataatgtatctcaatgcagtatccagatttctcaaaaatctcattagattttcaatatctcaatattcacaagtataatctcattataactcaaattcaattcacatactaaaatacttactttgaatagcttccataattcataggttaattacatgagtttattttgtacaagatatacaaataatttacaatgtgctaggaattaacaatatacataacatgtataaaatgagccctatctacatgcattcgaggaggtgacaatcttgaactcttccgacacttcgcagatccgactccaaaatctcaatgataccactggttttacctttcaagactgcgcgaggaagcaattccatcgcgctaagcatttcgcttagtggtgcaataatataaccgtaaataatatatacaagtaaagaaagaaataaatgataattcgatactcaagaatcaatttaatttggtatggtatttctagtatcaacgatcttatatactagtttgttcctctttggaagtgcttagtttataacttttcagaatACTagcgtatataatttattctatctgtattgtatttcaagtcctgcattctcgcaatttatatttttgttatgtttcttttgttaatctctttgcttattcattcaatacttaatttaattgtactggattttcattatacttaacttaacttagctgaattgaataatactttaattgatcgcccaagtaacctatactagacgatcggatcgataatgggtcgttggcaccgacaccgcggtgcctcgggccgtcataccatgggacgcagaacgtcaaccatgtatgcaatcagtatggttaaaaagccatgatatcacataatcgggcataaaagccatgcatacgggcataaagccatgaatacaggcataaagcctttcgcagtactgctaaaacaataccctattggcatgccaaactatccaaaccaatcttgttaggtatactagggcatttgatactttaaaatattaatatattgtgctttatgacttcattatttcatgataaatttcaatcataattcatacattcatttgatcatttatatgatcacaattcacatcaattatccttttataccattgtactcaaaatacttctcctctttacaataatgagaactaatgtctcattcatacatttatatggtttatttatccattcattatgttattcatattgatcccaattctaaacaatggttcacatgtaccattgtattcaaaatatttttcctttctcatttatacattcaagagtctacttatgtaattataaattttatatttcaagttgagttactaatattttatgaattccatttgtgatgggcatatatgccctaactatctattcacatcaattaggtgacttatttttcatgtttcaagtaatccatgaatattttatggatttcaaatttatggcctaatttctttttaacaattttgactaggatgcatagtccatatttgtcatacaattttaagcatttaagcttagaattggttctaggtcttcatcttaattcactaatcattttgattactatccaccatactagtcaaccaaaatgttgacctttttatacttaatggatatattaattctaattacaccaagatcccacattttgagttttacatttactagtattaattgccaattgcaatttaaagtcccctagatgcatttctaattttaaattttgaatttcaagttttggtgtcactattcacctcattggtcaacaaaaatgttgacttttgcatagacaataggtacattggttttaacactcccgatgtaccacattttgcatttaaaacttgttggaatcaattaccaaatctatttccaagcttatttcaagttttcatgtcactattcacttcattagtcaactaaaatgttgacttttgcatagaaaatatgtacattgactttggcacttcaaacatactacatttttcatttaaaacttgttggttttggtcactttctcaaagcttaggtcattttggcaaaattgccaattttcggttttggtgctccgaaattgcactgtttcattggtcgatttactgttggaatttgacaaaacttccttcatagaaaatgttccttattttttctagttgaatttctttttttgaatcactccatttggagttttgtagctcaagttatggccaaaataagtttactgttcacgataTCGCTctcgctgaaattttgggttttggcagattttggtccaactttggtcagtaatttgaccaagttaagttcataatttggtctaactttcttcttatgaaatgttctaccatgccttaggtttccatcggttcaagaatcgcctaaatccgagttttctagagagagttatagccatccaaacattactgctcaaatgaaaatctgcagagttgtaggtttgaacagtaattgtgactgccatttgggttaggttctggtcataatttggggtaggtttcttcatgaaagttgtttgtctatgtct
Proteins encoded:
- the LOC110658300 gene encoding 28 kDa ribonucleoprotein, chloroplastic, producing MASIRLPCPSSTPSFSSEHYQIFHKPLPSPPLCKPFNHANHTINTKNILSLSCTLSLSCTPILPIRNSKLSCFVLHFSSTTQDSVVDSSLSQSEVEAKTEEEEGEQEEYSRTRVLAQNVPWTSTTEDIRTLFEKFGTVLDVELSMHNKTRNRGLAFVTMGSPDEALAAIKNLESYEFEGRTLKMNYAKLKKKKPSPPPPPKPAATFNLFVANLPFEAKAKDLKEFFNAEGTDVVSAEIVYHDNPRRPSGYGFVAFKTKKEADAALSAFPGKMFMGRSMRVSRSRQFVRQQRNEGLQSDDTSTELNSGVEQVDPTHEN
- the LOC110658301 gene encoding uncharacterized protein LOC110658301: MDLPVQMDDYIKETIDDSLGLPISTHTLQLKLRASEDAHCRLRDQYLLLLGKLRQKDQLIDRTKAEANMNAVALKKFVEENQRLAAECASLVIQCNKWERECSLYDNDREALMDFGNEADERAREAEFRVRELEEVLGKLSEELQFYKHEYANHGVASPAKSTDTEQHLLESILATLVSKDEVEFGHAFLEANSGYESCQKLLKMWNSLRPSTQKVLSLAAKVKNLQKDKEHLRINLTRAEEEVHLLSEENNILDEENKKLLKHHQEHNLDGSGGKHTSSASAKRNKRKSSPKMSSPVKMKIDLKDIVRRPLSPLRHNSPECRMPKKL